One window of Vicia villosa cultivar HV-30 ecotype Madison, WI unplaced genomic scaffold, Vvil1.0 ctg.001130F_1_1, whole genome shotgun sequence genomic DNA carries:
- the LOC131633508 gene encoding putative anthocyanidin reductase, whose translation MESRCKVCVTGGAGYIGSLLVKKLLQKGYTVHATLRNLKDESKVGLLKSLPHANTRLVLFEADIYKADEFWHAIQGCEFVFHVATAFQHQTHSQFKNIEEAVIAGVKSIATNCIKSGTVRKLIYTGTVVASSPLKDDGSGYKDFIDETCWTPLHLPLTALHKEYAESKTLAEKELLISYGKEANGSGGIEVVSLTVGLVGGDSLLSYIPASVAILIAQLKDNEDMHQSLKFLEDICGKIPLVHVDDVCEAHIFCAEDPSINGRFLLANSYASLVEIVNYYLQNYPEFNLKEKYLEGPNREIKWASTKLIDEGFVYKYDLKMILDDNIECARRIGDLSM comes from the exons ATGGAAAGTAGATGCAAGGTGTGTGTGACTGGTGGTGCTGGTTACATTGGTTCTCTCTTAGTCAAAAAGCTTCTACAAAAGGGTTACACTGTCCATGCCACTCTTAGAAACTTGA AGGATGAATCCAAAGTAGGTTTATTGAAAAGCCTTCCTCATGCAAACACTAGACTTGTGTTATTTGAAGCTGACATATACAAAGCAGATGAGTTTTGGCATGCAATCCAAGGATGTGAGTTTGTCTTTCATGTTGCTACTGCCTTTCAACACCAAACTCATTCTCAG TTTAAGAACATTGAAGAAGCTGTAATAGCAGGTGTAAAAAGTATAGCTACGAATTGTATTAAATCAGGAACTGTAAGAAAACTGATATACACTGGCACAGTTGTTGCTTCTTCACCATTGAAGGATGATGGAAGTGGCTACAAAGACTTCATTGATGAAACTTGTTGGACACCTCTACATCTTCCTCTCACTGCTCTCCATAAG GAATATGCTGAGTCCAAGACATTAGCTGAGAAAGAATTGTTAATTAGTTATGGCAAAGAGGCAAATGGAAGTGGTGGAATTGAGGTGGTTAGCCTAACCGTTGGCCTAGTGGGAGGAGATTCTCTTCTAAGTTACATACCAGCAAGTGTTGCAATTCTTATTGCTCAGCTTAAAGACAATGAAGACATGCATCAGTCTTTGAAATTCTTAGAAGATATATGTGGAAAAATTCCATTAGTCCATGTTGATGATGTTTGTGAAGCTCATATCTTTTGTGCTGAGGATCCGTCTATCAATGGAAGATTCTTGCTTGCAAACTCATATGCATCGTTAGTAGAGATAGTAAATTATTATCTTCAAAACTATCCAGAATTCAATTTGAAGGAGAA GTATTTGGAAGGGCCAAATAGAGAAATCAAATGGGCATCAACAAAGCTAATTGATGAAGGGTTTGTTTACAAGTATGATCTTAAGATGATATTGGATGATAATATTGAATGTGCAAGAAGGATAGGTGATCTCAGTATGTAA